The DNA region TACAGTCCACTGCTAATCCGACCCAATGCCTTTTCCATGTTGACATCGAGGGACTTGATTTGCTTGATGTTGCGATCGCGCACCAGCAATTGTCCGATGTCTTTACCCGCTTCTTCACACAACTGGAATGTAGATGCGCTGGGAACTTCTTTAATCCGAATCGGTGGGAAAGCTTCTTTGATGCCAGAGTCAAGAAATTGTCTGCGGAGTGTATCAATGGGTTCATCATCCCCACCGTAACATTCAAACAGCCCAATCAATTGCTTGTTCTTGGCGACAGCTAGCACCGAACTGATACCAGCTTGGGCGGCAGCAGAAGTAGTCGGGGGCATACCAATAATGATGCCAGCTGCTCTCCCGGCTAGTTCTTGAATTTCTTGGCTCTCAGCAGTACTCAGATCCAGTACTTCTACCCCAATGCCAGTTTTCAGTATACCTTCGGCAATTGCGTGACCAAGGCGTTCGCCATGCCCGTAATCTGAGACAAAAAACAAGCCGACGGTGGTTTCTGCTTTAGCTTGTCTTTGACTCCAATTTTCGTAGCACCCAGTTAGAACATCTAAATGGTGGTATAATAACGGCCCGTGACCGTTGGCGATAATATTAATCTTCCCAAGATCGCCCATCCGCTTCATCGCATTCAGCAATGAACGAGCGTTAGGGCCCATCAAGCAGTCGTAGTAAAATCTAAAGTCAGCTTCGATCGCTTCTAAATCTTCATCGAAGGTGCGATCGTCACAAAAATGCATCCCAAAAGCATCGCAGGTGTAGAGAATTTGGGTTTTGCGGTCAAAGCTAAAAATTGTATCTGGCCAGTGCAGGTTAGGCGCACTCACGAATTCCATTTCGTGTCCTTTGCCGATATCTATGCGATCGCCGGTTTTGACAACTCGCTTAGAAAATGGATCGTGTACTAAGCCTTCCAAAAACTGAAGCGCAACTTTTGATGCTAAAACGGTAGCTCTAGGAGCTAACTGAAGAACATCTTCCACCAAGCCGCTATGGTCTGGCTCTGTGTGGCTGACAATTATGTAATCAATTGTTTTGGGGTTAACAAGACCTTTTAGAGTCTCTAAATACAGATCGCGAAACTTCTGGTGAGAAGTATCGATCAAAACTGTTTGTTCACCCCTAATTAGATATGAATTGTAGGTTGTGCCGTTTTGCAGTCCGAATTCGATATCGAAGCGATCGCGATCCCAATCAAGAGAGCGAATCGCTGTTGTGTTAGGGGCAATTTCTACAGTTTGTATAGTTAACCGATGCTGAACGTTCTCTGCGTGGGCATTGCCGGTCGTAGACATCGCTACCATTATTCGTCTCCGAGCGCAAATTAACAGGTTTTTCTTCTGCCTCCATTGTCTCTATTATTTTTTGTTTAAGTTGTAATTAATATCAGTTTTTGAAAAATTTAACTTGTATCAATTATTGCTGTTTTTTAGAAAAAATTATGACTTGAAAAATATACTAATTATTAATTTATTCTTCAGATTTTACTGAGTATTTTATTTTGCTATTTATTTGATTTTATCCTCATTCAAGAATATTCGTCTTTATTATATTAATAAATCAGAAAAACCTACTCAGAACTTTTATTGTAACCTTTTTTTGAGATGACGGATGAATACTAAGGAAATAACAGGGTTCACAAGTATATTTTTTAATTATGCTATAAAATATTTATATGTTGCAAAATCGAGGTATTAAAAGAATAGATTTAGATGTTGATAGTCAAAAATTCTTTTTTTTAAAACCCTCTATTATTAATTAGGAAAAGTAGGAAAAGTAGGAAAGGTAGGAAAGGTAGGAAAGGTAGGAAAAGTAGGAAAGGCAAGATAAGTTCTGTTTTCACTCCGCATCGAATAATCTGTCAGCATTGTTTTTTATAATGGATATTGCAAAGATTTTTTTCTCAACTAAAATATCTTCATGGAAAATATAAACTTTATGTAAAGAGGACAAAACAAATATTTTTATGGAGATAAGCAAGACAAATATCCAGAGACGAATATGAGAGAAACTAGGCTTGTATACCTTTTCTTGAGCATTCAAATGCAAGCTAGGGTAAAAATCAATTTTAAAGTTTCGATAAATCTCTCTAACCATACGAATGATCTAATAAATTTAATGATACAGTCCTTTATCATGGACTTTAAACATTAATTAGGACAACACCAATAAGTTCTTATTGTCATAACTGAAAGCTACAGCTTTTAGCTATCTAATAAATTTACCTATGCAGGTTAATGGTGTCATTTATGATGTACCTAACTTTTTATAAAAATCCATTCTCAATGAAAAATTGCAACCTTTGATAGTGTTCTCAAGCCAATACTTCTCACGTAGCAGCCTTTTAAACGCCGACATCCTTAATGCTTATAGTTTAGCTTTTTCAGCGTGCTATTAAATACGTAAGTAATTAAGTGTACAGGCGTGAATAGACATGAAAAAATCGCAAAAATTGACTGTGTAAAAGGTTATTGTTTATGGGATGCCGATTAAAAGTCTTTCTAACTGACGAACAAAAGCTGACTTTAGAAGAGTTAAGAAAAGCTAAAGATGTTCCTCAACGTACTAAGGATCGTGCTCAAGTTTTACTACTGAATACTCGCGGCTTAAAAAATGAGCAGATTGCTAAAGGCTTGAACTGGGCGATTTCAACAGTACGTCAAACCCTTCATCGCTGGGAAAAGATGGGTTTAGCAGGTCTTTGGGATGCTCCCGGTCGAGGAGGAAAACCCCGATATTCCGAATCAGACTTGACTTATCTAGAAAATTGTTTAGCTCAAGAGTCACAAACTTATAACTCTAAACAATTAGCAAATAAACTAGCATCTGAGCGCCAAGTCAACTTGAGCGCAGATAGATTACGACGGGTACTTAAAAAAAGAGGAAGGAGGTTTGGAAACGCACGCAAACAACCTCAAGAACAGAATAATTAACCTGATACCGAGTTCAGGGTTAGCGCATCTCAAACCCTATTGACACGGTGGTTTTGGGGTTCAACCAAAGCACAAATAAGTTCAAAATTACTACACTGAGCCAAGGGGTGGGATTGACATTTTCGTATTTATGTGGTCAAAAAACATAAAAAGCTATTTGACCCATGTTTTTTCAATCATTTACGACAATTTGTCCTATTTTGAATGAAAAACTGATATTCAGATAGAGTTTTAAGCTTTTTGTCTGTATCAAGAGCTACAAAATTAGATGCGCTTACCCTGATACCGAGTTGCAGTCAAAGATAGTAATTTGGACTGGGAGTAGGGAGTATTATGTTTGAGCGCAACTTAGGGACTTCCAAGAAATAAATTATCCAATCTTGTGGGGTGGGCATCTTGCCCGCCTTTGACTATGGGCGGGCGAGACGCCCACCCCACAATAAATAGTTGTATATTTTTTTATTTGGAAGTCCCTAAAGAAAACTATAACCAAGGAAGCGCGAAAGTAAAAAACCTTGACAGTAAAACTGCCAAGGTCTTCTACGATTTTCTGTTACCTGTGCGTAAGCTCTATGGATAAGGCACACAGCCAAATAAGATGTGTAAATAATTTTGCATTACTACTGATTACTTACTAAACATTACCTGTAGTGCTAACAAGTTTTTCCCCTTTCAACATCCGCGTTGCAGCTTCAAGTAGAGCTTCTTCGAGATAAGGCTTGGTAAAGTAGCCACTAGCACCGAGTTGAGCTGCAATTTGTCTGTGCTTGTCTGCACCTCGTGAGGTGAGCATGGCGATCGGTAAGTGGTTGAGGTTAGAGTCTTTCTGAATGCGAGAGAGTAACTCCAGACCATCGCAACGAGGCATTTCGATGTCGCAAAATACGATATCGCAAGGCAGACCAGAGCGGAGTTTATCCCAAGCTTCCTGTCCATCACGCGCCTGTTCTACACGATAACCTGCCTTATTAAAGGTTAGGGAGAGCAACTCTCGGACTGTAATCGAGTCATCGACGATTAGCACTGTCGGGTCAATCTTTGCTGGAGAGGTGTCTACAGGAATTCCTTTCTGTTGCCAAGAATTGCCACCAATTTGTGTAGAAATCCGTCCTTGGAAGATGTCAATTATTTCTAGTACGTCAGCAATGGGCATAATCCGACCATCACCCAAGACTGTTGCACCAGCTACACCAATGGGTTTAGGCGCCGGCCCTTCAAACTGCTTAATTACAATTTCTTGTTCGCTCAACACTAGGTCAATCTGTAGAGCAATTAGGGTATTTGCCGATCGCACCACAACTACAGAAACCATATCGTCATCTCTAGTGCCGCCGTAGACATTACCGCGACTAATTTGGCGATTGAAGGTTAAAAGTTCCTTCAAGGGTCGGAATGGCAGCACCGTATCGCGCCAGGAAATAAATGATTCCCCATTGGCATCGTGTTGAATATTTTTGACTGGTATATCCAGCGTATCTTCTACACCGTCCATCGGGAAAGCGATTCTGGCTCGATCAGAGACGCAGCAGAGAGCTTTACAAATACTCAGAGTCAGTGGTAGACGAATGGTGAAAGTGGTTCCCTTACCGATCGCAGAATCAGTGTTCACTGTCCCCCGAATTTCGCTAATCTCGGAGCGTACTACGTCCATACCCACACCACGACCAGAAATTTCATCTGCTTGGTCTTTGATTGTAAAACCAGACTGGAACAGCAGATCGTAGACTTCCAGGCGAGACATGGCTTTAGCCTGCGCTTCTGTAATCATGCCAATCTTCACCGCCTTAGCCTTAACCTTTGCTGAATCGATGCCTGCACCATCATCGCCTACAGAAATGATCGTTTGGTTACCTTGATGGAAGGCGCGGATAGTAATGATTCCTATGGGTGGTTTTCCAGCAGCTTGCCTTTCTTCTGGCGTTTCAATACCGTGAGCGATCGCATTATTCAGCATGTGAGTTAACGGATCGGTGAGATGATCCAAAATCATCTTGTCAATTAAAGTATCGCCACCTTCAATTAGCAACTCCACTTGTTTGCCACACTTGATGGCATTGTCACGCACTCCTCGCCGCCAGCGATCAATAGTTTGGGCAAAAGGAACCATTCGCGCTCTTGTTAATCCCTCTTGTAGCTGGGTGGTTACTTGGCGGAACTGCCTTGCTACGCGCTCGGTTTCTTCGGTAACGAAATCAATGTCACTTGCCGACTCACGCACTCGTACAATGCGTTCAATCATCTGCTGGGACAGGGTATGGAAGGGAGTAAAACGATCCATTTCCAACTCGCTAAAACCCCTATCGGCATTGGAATCAGACGTTTGTAAGCCGGAGTCTTTCTGTTTGCGTCCAGCTAATAGAGAAGCTTCTAGTAGCGATCGCTCGTACAACTCCTGCATTCTTGCGCCCACATCCGAGAGTTGTTGTACCTGAATCAGCAAGTTATCTAATGACTGCCGCAGCCGTTCATGATCCTGCTCTAAGGTATTGCGATTTACTACCAATTCCCCAACTAAATTACTCATATCGTCCAGTTGCTTAACTGGAACCTTCATCGTTTCTTCAAATCTCGCAGCCCGACGAGTAGAGGGACGGGTAGTTTTGTTGGTGTTAGATTTTACTGATGGTGAATGGGATATTGTTTGATCCGCTTCTGCCAACAACTTCTCCAAGTCACCAAATTCATCTATGGATGGTGATGGAATGACATTTTTCGCTAAGACTGGTTGAGTGTTGAAGGGCTGGCGCTGGCGTAGCCCGTCGTTGGTATCGCTGGTATTATCTGTACCGAGCAATTCTTCCAGCGCTGCAAAATCTACTTCTGGTATCTCCCTAGCTTTGGGGTTAAGTGGTACTTCCTCTCCTAGTAATGCTTCCAAGTCTGCAAAATCATCTTCTGGAGCAACTGCTTCAACGTTTTCTGTCGTTACCAATTCTTCAATTGAGGTAACAATAGCGTTTTCGTCCTCTGACACTGGTACAGGTTCAGATGTCTCTGCTAGATCCCACAAATCGGTTTCTACACCATTCTGAATAACCGTTTGCGTATCAATTGTTGTCGCACTTTCTCCTAATTCTTCCTGGTTTTCTGCTTCTAATAGAGCAGTTTCTGTAAACAATAAATCATTTGCTAAACCCAGCTCTGTATCTTCATCTGTGTTTTCTGGGAACTCAAAGCCAGTTTCTAAGTTATTGTTCGACTCAGTACCTAAAACTTCTGGGCTTGTCTGGGTTAAATCTGAAGTTTCTCCAAAACTGATATTTTCTATAACCGAGAGTTCATCCACAGGATTATCTGTGGTTTCCATCTGAATATAGGTGGATGTGGCGGCATCTTCAGACAGCAGTTGTAAATTTTCATCGAAAGAGCCGAACAAATCATCTGGCTGTGCTGGAAGTAATTCTAAATCTGAACTTTCTTCAAAATTGATACTTTCTATAGCCGAGAGTTCATCCACAGTATTATCTGTGGTTTCCATCTGAATATAGGTGGAGTCTGTGGCCGCATCTTCAAACAACAGTTCTGGA from Nostoc commune NIES-4072 includes:
- a CDS encoding diflavin flavoprotein, coding for MVAMSTTGNAHAENVQHRLTIQTVEIAPNTTAIRSLDWDRDRFDIEFGLQNGTTYNSYLIRGEQTVLIDTSHQKFRDLYLETLKGLVNPKTIDYIIVSHTEPDHSGLVEDVLQLAPRATVLASKVALQFLEGLVHDPFSKRVVKTGDRIDIGKGHEMEFVSAPNLHWPDTIFSFDRKTQILYTCDAFGMHFCDDRTFDEDLEAIEADFRFYYDCLMGPNARSLLNAMKRMGDLGKINIIANGHGPLLYHHLDVLTGCYENWSQRQAKAETTVGLFFVSDYGHGERLGHAIAEGILKTGIGVEVLDLSTAESQEIQELAGRAAGIIIGMPPTTSAAAQAGISSVLAVAKNKQLIGLFECYGGDDEPIDTLRRQFLDSGIKEAFPPIRIKEVPSASTFQLCEEAGKDIGQLLVRDRNIKQIKSLDVNMEKALGRISSGLYIVTTKKDNVSSAMLASWVTQASLQPLGLTIAVAKDRAIDSLMQIGDRFVLNVLEEGNYQELKKHFLKRLHPGADRFAGVKTQTAKNGSPILTDALAYMECEIQSSMECSDHWILYCTVQEGRVSKNDGLTAVRHRKVGNYY
- a CDS encoding response regulator is translated as MVPEQQQRILGYFIEEARDHLNTIEQGLLNLEGTLNDPEMISEVFRAAHSIKGGAAMLGLTSIQHTSHRLEDCFKVLKDNPVQIDQKLESLFLGVSDTLKSLLEHLSGPYGLSEDAANTLMSETEPVFQWLYQHLELLVEQAKNGVDSTTERQTTSVENVSTLTEMFLRPDIPSLVEDTHQESPEISLSVAPQELQDNAVRDARGLANAALSPVTAKENNNWSEFQAQVLQRLREMLQLFKQTTTPSTRQNLQECCYQLVKLGETWNLSKWCGLCQAAASAIGNPENTYLTLAKIVITEIKQAQELVLQGREAEIAISQQLEALLNFAEIELLEVTTDLVSVQSAPVTESSTASEAILSGNTEPLVITNLAQTSEELNLEEDTSDSYVNVKGDRAYVQQGTQLNATIHTSLGFTTHDEVHPISSNLDHNGPEVGIAELNTLADLFDGNTPELDESWHQEETLDIAATDDFGIDFNSTDIEDANSDLSDFLSFDEDTSNEQQPTTTATTEDLSLLFGENFLEKENSESQNQQTSATTLELSDINILNINLDSSSQDLQEFINTSSDTNLPPDVNKNDVVEDLLTLELYDDIELLPIGEVTQPETEANASVELSTNENNSFDNLFLETKNANWVEEITPSDYIELPQETGLSVDSLFAETEEQSLLPTSEPELGDLFDTSPVTAPEFSQSESDLSNFWNQESTEEQDEFDSLIEQNVEMALEESLFAATNDIFADSQQPIPSPIAIFDIEEDFDINFQQQQLDLILSSDSGDDFFDELEPSNSTISPAISDRIQPSAPETPLLAQHLGEEIIKRSQQPEALDFVPEFTNQPPEISAVDLELDSFNSFDENPQPLFEDVATSTYIQMEATDNTVDELSAIENISFEESSDLESLPAQPDDLFGSFDENPQLLFEDVAISTYIQMETTDNTVDELSAIESINFEESSDLELLPAQPDDLFGSFDENPELLFEDAATDSTYIQMETTDNTVDELSAIESINFEESSDLELLPAQPDDLFGSFDENLQLLSEDAATSTYIQMETTDNPVDELSVIENISFGETSDLTQTSPEVLGTESNNNLETGFEFPENTDEDTELGLANDLLFTETALLEAENQEELGESATTIDTQTVIQNGVETDLWDLAETSEPVPVSEDENAIVTSIEELVTTENVEAVAPEDDFADLEALLGEEVPLNPKAREIPEVDFAALEELLGTDNTSDTNDGLRQRQPFNTQPVLAKNVIPSPSIDEFGDLEKLLAEADQTISHSPSVKSNTNKTTRPSTRRAARFEETMKVPVKQLDDMSNLVGELVVNRNTLEQDHERLRQSLDNLLIQVQQLSDVGARMQELYERSLLEASLLAGRKQKDSGLQTSDSNADRGFSELEMDRFTPFHTLSQQMIERIVRVRESASDIDFVTEETERVARQFRQVTTQLQEGLTRARMVPFAQTIDRWRRGVRDNAIKCGKQVELLIEGGDTLIDKMILDHLTDPLTHMLNNAIAHGIETPEERQAAGKPPIGIITIRAFHQGNQTIISVGDDGAGIDSAKVKAKAVKIGMITEAQAKAMSRLEVYDLLFQSGFTIKDQADEISGRGVGMDVVRSEISEIRGTVNTDSAIGKGTTFTIRLPLTLSICKALCCVSDRARIAFPMDGVEDTLDIPVKNIQHDANGESFISWRDTVLPFRPLKELLTFNRQISRGNVYGGTRDDDMVSVVVVRSANTLIALQIDLVLSEQEIVIKQFEGPAPKPIGVAGATVLGDGRIMPIADVLEIIDIFQGRISTQIGGNSWQQKGIPVDTSPAKIDPTVLIVDDSITVRELLSLTFNKAGYRVEQARDGQEAWDKLRSGLPCDIVFCDIEMPRCDGLELLSRIQKDSNLNHLPIAMLTSRGADKHRQIAAQLGASGYFTKPYLEEALLEAATRMLKGEKLVSTTGNV
- a CDS encoding helix-turn-helix domain-containing protein, with product MGCRLKVFLTDEQKLTLEELRKAKDVPQRTKDRAQVLLLNTRGLKNEQIAKGLNWAISTVRQTLHRWEKMGLAGLWDAPGRGGKPRYSESDLTYLENCLAQESQTYNSKQLANKLASERQVNLSADRLRRVLKKRGRRFGNARKQPQEQNN